The Cryptococcus neoformans var. grubii H99 chromosome 4, complete sequence genome contains the following window.
CTCTGATATATATTTTGAAACCGGGGGACAGACCTTACGATCGATCTACGTGATGCTGTTGGCGATCGATTACATTTGAGCAACTCTTTTGCAAAAGATGGAGTGAGTACTGTATCGCTCTCTCGCACAATCTACTGACGGTTCCAAAATAGACCCACTTTAACGTAGGCAAAGCCACTTGTATCAAGTATAGATCACTTTTTTCCACATTTTCCCATCATACAACTGACCAAAAAAGCACCCACAGAAACAGCCGTTCAACAGCCATCCCCTCCGCCTCTGaaatcatctcctcctctcgccGCCGGACACCCAACCAACAATCCTCATTCTCAGGTATCAAGCGTCTTTTCggcttttcttcttcttcttcttccaaccgCCGTACAGGCCAGGGACATACAGCATACCGACCGACGTACGACAAGGTTGAAGATGGGCCGGCATGTAGGATTTATGGGAGTGTAGAGGTGAAAAAGGTGACTGCCAACTTGCACATCACAACGCTCGGTCATGGGTATATGAGCTTTCAGCATACAGATCATCATTGTGAGTTTCGATTGTTGCGCTTTTAGAGTAGGTAGGCTGAGATTGGTCGGGAAAATCAAGTGATGAACCTTTCACACGTCGTCCACGAGTTTTCATTCggtcccttcttccccgcGATCGCTCAACCTCTTGATCAAAGCTACGAAATCACAGAACAGCGCAAGTTGatttttttcccttccccccTTCCCCACCCAATGGAACAAATCTGTCTAACACACACACTTGATACACTTTGTATACTTTTAGCATTCACCATTTTTCAATACTTTCTCCGCGTCGTGCCCACCACCTATATCGACGCCAGCCGCCGAAAACTCATCACCTCGCAATACGCCGTGACGGACTATTCTCGATCGTTTGAGCACGGTAAAGGTGTACCGGGCTTGTTCTTCAAGTATGACCTCGAGCCCATGTCGGTCGTCATCCGGGAACGAACGACGTCGTTGTATCAGTTCCTCATCAGATTAGCCGGTGTCGTCGGTCAGTCCCGGAAAAAACtcgttgttgtttttgGGTTTATAGCTGATAAGAACAATTAAAAATACATTATAGGCGGAGTATGGACAGTGGCAGCGTTTGCGCTCCGGGTGTTTAACCGCGCACAAAGGGAAGTTTCAAAAGCCGTAGTGGGCGAGAAAGAGTacattccttcttctctccataCACCTTCTCCTGCCATCAAGCAGGAACAATCGGGATATTTCGGAAAtgatccttcttccacgtTGGTCTCAAGAGCAACAAGCTGGGTATCGGGAAACAGTCCCGGTGGGAGGCGATCTGGGTAAAACTAATAGAAAGATGTCCAAGAAATGATCTAATAGCTTATCATGTATATATGCatataaaaaaaaaaacaagaacaatatatatattaCACCTTGGCAGCGATCTCTGGCGGCTGTGTAGATAATTGGGATGCAGCGTGCTCGGCAGCAGCTGCACGTCGCTTTTTAAGTACATTTTCGATAAAGAATTCACCAGCCTAAAACCAAAACCACGTCAGAAACTAATCTTTCTTgtttaaaaaaaaaaaaaagacaacTCACCTTGTAACTTGACCTGACAAGAGGTCCACTGGCCACATACAAGAATCCCATCCCCTCGGCAACGTTTTTCCATTTGGCAAACTCTTCAGGTTCGACATATCGGTCCACTTTCATGTGTCGTTTTGTTGGTCGCATGTATTGACCAAACGTGACAACATCAACGTCCGACTCGCGTAACCCTAAAATGTTTCGTACCGTTAGCTGGGGCTTAAATGCGACAAACGACAAACGGCGGAGGGGAGGGGACTGACGTCTCAACGTTTCGTggatctcctcttccatctctccgACACCCAGCATGATACTACTCTTTGTCAAAATCTCCTTGCCCGCAGCCTTGGCTCCCTTCTTGGCCTCTTCCAACACTTTTAAACTCTGGTTAAACCCGGCCCGCCTATCTCGTACAAACGGCGTACACCTTTCAACAGTCTCAACATTATGGGCAAAGACATCGAGGCCAGAGGAAGCAACGGTATGGATAACGTTGACGCCCTTTGTGGCGAAATCGGGAGTAAGCGCTTCGACGAGGATGTTGGGTGCTTTTTGCTTGATTTTGGAAATGGTAGAGGCGATATGGGCGGCACCACCATCGACCAGGTCTAAAAAACCGCCgatcgaaaaaaaaaaggaaaaaaaaagtcagcTCATACATAAGATCCCAAttaaaaaaagaaaaaaagaggttAAACGCACCATCCCGATCGACACTTGTCAATACAATGTAACCCAAACCCCATCGGCTGATCGCTTCCGCAGTGTTTTCCGGCTCGTGGACGTCCAGCGGAGGAGGTGCCCTAGAGGTCTTTACAGAGCAAAATCGACATCCTCTTGTACATTGATCGCCCATCAACTGGTTCCCCAGAAAATAAATCATCAGCTTTTACAATCATCAAATGATAACGATgattgaaaaaaaaaaaaaaaaacacgCGCGCCCGCGCCAACTGAACTCACCATGATAGTCGCCGTCGCATTTCCTTTACCGCCGCCCCAGCATTCGCCAATGTTGGGACATTTGGCTTCTTCACAGACAGTGTGTAATCCTAATCCACGAAGCTCCTTTTTTATACCGCTATAGGAAGCGCCCGTGGGGATCGGGTGCTTGAGAAAAGATGGCAAGCGGGGTCTAAAATGCAGCAGTTTAAGTAAAAAGATGGGGCAAGACGggagggtgatgatgaactTACTGTTTCGTGTTACCCAAAATCACACGCTCATTCTCCGGGGGAACCTCTCCTGATAAAAAGTCGTCAAAAGTCAATCCGTCGTCGAGCTTTTCGAAACGACGTTTGGATTTTGTGGGCTGGGCGGCAGGAGGGGTGGGGTTGACGGTAGCAAAGGCCCTGGTGGGCACGGCGGTGAGAGAGCGGATGCGGACTGCTGAGGAGGGGAGCTTTACCATGGCGGGGGGCGAGGGCTAGAtttgagaaaggagagTAAAGATGAGAAAGCAATGCGATAGATAAGCAGGACGAAACTTGGAAATCATGATGGTGCAAACGGCCGGGTCGGATCCTAATCAGCCGTTGGAAATCTCGGAACAAGTCACGTGACCATCTGCTATCACCCATCGTTTGGGCCGAAAAATCCCCAAAGTCCACTCATATCGTGCCCATTACTACGCAATCTCTCTGCTGCCTTTTTTAATGGTAGTCCGAGAAAATCCTTCTCATGATGATGCACCGACGCCCGCTGATCCCGTTATTAGTGAATCGATGATAGCAGATACAGTACATATAATTATTCGCGATACGCTTGACCAGATACTAAGCACATAGCACAGTGCAAGTACTTGCATAGCCATCACCATCACAGAGATGATGACCACTTGTTCACTACTGTACGAGACTGCTTTGCTTACTTCTGTCCACATGCAATTCTACGTATCACCCAAATGCAGTACTATTGTATACTCGCTACAACGACATTCTCCTACAGCTGATCAACATCCATTACCGAGTCTGCTTGTTTTGTATTGCCCTCCGCCAGCCAAGCATCGATCTTGGCCTTTAACTCTGTGTCAGGAATGCAATCCTCATACTTCAGTCTAGATTGTAAAATATTAGCACCAAAGTTTATAGTCTATATGCAAGTAAGGCGGTACACTTCACTCACGGGACATTGTTGAAAGGGTCGACTTCCTTTGACAGCAAGACCGTTCGAATGGTACCTCTATCAATGGTTACTCGAGATACTGGTAAGATGACAGGGTCTTTCATTACTACATAGAGAGAGCGTCAGTAAAGACATGAGACATTGCCGAGCGAGATTTGACTTACAGGTCGACAACAACGGATCCAAAAACTCATCTGGAATCTCCCTCTCGTCCTCCATTGATATTGTCGCTTTCATGTCTTCTATCTTTTGCGTAAAGCTGACAACCTCAGCTACCTCCCCTTCAGTCATGATGGCTCTATTCTTCAAAGTCCTAGCGAATTTCATAAACAGATCCTTTGAATAACTTCTACCATCATTGGCGACAGCACGAATGAAGTCAGATTCGACGGAAAGGTTGAGATAGATTTGGGCAATAGCTGCCAAAAGGTCTTTAGGCTTGAAGTAGTATTTATCGGGGTTGGATACTTTAAGATCCGACATCTTTGGGCCAACGAGAGCTGTAAGATTCTCATCCAAGGACTATATAATGGACGTCagtcatcatccacgcACACATCAGATAATCAACTTACTGCTGCCAAACGGTCAACAATCTCAGGAGCAACAAATGGCTCTCGTGTGGTTGCCGTAAAGTCTCGAATCAATTTAACATTTGATAAACCCATCTGTGTGTGCCATGGGACACTACCCTCCGTCTGCCTTAACTGACCGTCGAGATCCTCCCGCTCTGACTGGGGCAATGCTTCCCAAGAAGCAGTGTTGGCTTTCTGAGACTCTATTTGTCCAATCTTGGCCAAGCCAGTCAAGGACTCTTCGAGATGGAATGTAGTATCGCTCATGAGCATGTTGACAAAGCGAATAAACTGATCAAAGTCATCGCTGGggggaaaaggcaaagtTAGACATCCAATACCATGAATACAGCGATACTTGGAACATACTGCCTAGACTTGACAAACGCTTCCCGGTGGAGAGGGTTTGTCCACATGGCCTTGAAGATGTGGCCAATATCGCGCCTGTGCACAGTCAGCCAAAAAATCCATTCAACCTGAGGTTAAGACTTTGCTAACCTAAAGTTGAACTTGTCTGCATGACTAGTCAGTTAAAATGTTAGACTACAGCGATATTCACTCACCCCAGAATTGCGTATGGCCTCCAGTGATCTCCACATCGATGAAGAAACGGATCAAAGTTGGCATCAAGTGGTCTGTGGCCACGCTGAGTATACTAAGCCTGTCAAAGAGAGGACCGTGGCGCCAGTAGCCCATGGGATACAGGCCATATGAGATAATCTAGGGTGCTGTTAGTCAAGTTTTACACGACACAGTGAAAGGTAACGCACCGTGACAAGTTTAGCTTTGAGGAAAGGGTTATTAACGTAGttgggagaaagaaaagtgaTGGCAAAGGTAATAAAGATGTCCTTATCTACATCATCAAGCGCATCGGGATCATATCTGGGGTATACGTCAGTTTATTCCCGAGCTTGTTAAATGTCACTCACTTGGCGAGAAACTCAAAGTACTCTGCGATATTTTCGATGAAAAATTCTGGCAACATCCTAAAGGCCATTGGAGCTTCTTTTTGTAACGGTAGATTAAGAGGCGACGATGGATACTGGTGGTTTGGGTCGACAATGCGGATAAGCCATGTCATAACAAAGCTGAGGAAGGAGACAACCATTCTGATCATATCTCGGTCCAAAAGCTGTGTGTCGTAGGCGTGAATAGAAGCATGAAGAACAGACATGTCACTCTTCAACTTTTTAATCGTTGCCTCGCCCTGTGCTTGTAATACCGCATTCTGGAAAGTTGTCAGTTAAATGTCAAGTCGCAACGACTATCATGTTCTTACATTTGCCCAGTCACCCGTGGATGCCTCAACTCTCTTCAGTTCCTTTTCTATCTCACTCAAATTCTTTTCAGCTCGAATCCTGGTGGAGATAGTCTTGATTACAccaagatgaagatagctgttgagaaggaaaaacaAGTCGGAGATGAAGTTTGGTTTCGTGTCCACTGGAAAGGAATTAGGCTTACGCACTCATATTGAAAGATATGACAACATACCGTCCATGGAGCTTCCAAAATACTcatccgcctcttccttggcgCCTCTAATCTTTGTCTCTTCTGAAATATCGATCCTTTTCGAGGATTTATAATATGCTGGATCCACTTTGTCAATCTTGGAGAATCTGGCATCCATTACCGGCTCAAACAGTTTCAGCAGCACGGCCTGAAGATTGATCATGTAGCCGTCTGAGGAGACGGTTCGAGGGTCGACTCGCATTCCCGCACGCTTCTCGTTGAGACGCAAAGCAAGTGTGAAAAAGTCAAGAATACCCTCTCTGGCATCTGGTGATGCACGGACGATGGCATTGTAGACGTTAAACAAGGATGACTGTCATCGAGTCAGCAAGAGTTAGCGACTTTGTTACGTACATGTAGGCTTCCGAGAGTAAATCGAAGGTTGCTTTTGTTCGCGTCAatgtcttccttcttcctttcggTAGGGTTAGAAAAGTAAGTCTTCCAAATTTCAGGCTATGCATATGGTTGCTTTAGAGAGTTTCAAGATTCAAAATTGACGCTAATGACTCACGAATTCTCTAGGGAAAACACTCAGACGGGTAAGGGGACCTAAAAGCGATTGCCATTCGAGTTTTGGAGCTGTTACATTCGGCGCCACCCATATAGGTAAAGTGGGCAGCTGCTCATGGTTAGCCTTAATGATTAGGTCATAAAAGTACAACCTACAAGCGCGGCTATATGTTTGACTTGTACCAACAAGTTCATAGCACCGAGATATCTCCTCCATTCCGCACCCATGATATCCGGGGTAGGAGTGATCTTGAACCACTCTTGGAAGAATAGACTCAGTGTCGGGCTGATGACATCTTTTAAagtatcatcatcaaaaCCGGCAGCGAGGTCCTGGAGGAAAGGTAGCAGGTCATTGGGCTGAAGGGGACCAGATAGCGGCGTCGGGGCGGAAGGGGTAGACATGAGAAGATCACCGGATGACGGTTGATGAACtgaaaggagaagcgggAGAAATTCGGCCGGCCCAAGCGGTTTCCTAAGAATCCAATGTTACTTTTAGCGTCTCGAGTGATTCAACCAACTCACTCTGCTGGTTGAGGGAACATGGTAGGGTCCTCGATCGTCATACCACAATAGGAGACAACCAGCCCCTTAATCTTATCCATTGATTTGCCCCATTGACTCTTTTCGTCTTCGGAAAAGGCATAGCGGTTGGCGTCCCTACTGGCTTGGTacaatctcttccaacaCCCGGCAAGGTATTCAAAGACAGTCTCATTCTGAGGTAGTCCTGCAAGAATTGTAAGGACATCGGGGTCGTCGGACTGAGCCATAAGCGTGGGATCCATGGAAAGACGGGCAATGAGAAGTCTATCAGCTAGCTCTATATCGGCCTTGAGCGGAGAAGGATAATCTATTACATTAGTAATGGATCAAGGCAGGCACAACTTACTCTCTTCATTGAGCTCCTGTTCTAGGTCCTTGAGCCAACAAAGGGACCAATCGGTTTCCTGAGCCTTTTGTTTCTATGTGAACAGTTAGTCGTGGGCTGACACAGTTGGTAAATGGACTGACGTTTAGAGTGACAGCGAATACTTGCCCAACCTTCTCAGTCTCCCATGCCTTGTATTCCGTCTTGGCAAGCGGCTGGATTGGCTTGGTATGCACGATCCTCGGACCCACAGGTTCATCTCTAGAGGTGCTAGCAGATGATGGTCTCTTGAGAGAAAGACTGGGGGTAACGAAAGGCTTGGGCTGGACGGCTTGAGGGTCAGGTTTGGTAGAAGCAGAGGAGGGTTTTGGGGACACTGTAGCgggcgaggagggtgtGGAGTTAGCagcaggaggaaggtttGAAAGGAGTCTTGAGGAGGCAGAGGGTGGGTGATGAGGCTCTGGAGTGCTGCTGGAAGAGGGCTGTTGCTGTGACTGGGTCTGAGAGGGGGCAGGGGTGGAGGTGCCGAGACGGGCGAGACGTTTGAGACGGATCTGTGGGGAGTAAGAGGATGCCCTGATCTGAGTTGCTCACCTTGTCAGCGTCTGAAAGGTTTGGGTTGTCTGCCATAATGTAAAGACCTGGGAGAGAGTAATAGAGTAAGCAGTTCTCGCACTTTATGACGCTTCGTATCGACTTGCGCGGCGGCAACAAGGCGACATCCTCGTTTTCCCACGCTCGCACAATCCACCAAAGTTATCCCCTCCCACAACTCATCACTCTTGACAACAACAATACCAAATACACTGACAGATCACCGGTCCGCACACAATGGCACAAGTCGTACCCTGCCTCGACCACCCATCTTCCTACCGTGATAGCAGGTCAGAGGTACCTGCTTCCCTCTTCATATACGGGACATCGCTAATTTCATACCCAGATTGATCGCGAGACTGAGCGCCGACTTTTGGCCCAATCGAGCACACTATATATTGGTAACCTCAGTTTCTACACCACAGAGACTCAGATGTATCAACGTGGGTCCCAAAGTCTCTTTGGATTTGTTCGTTGCTAATGAGATCGGCCAGTGTTTTCCACGTGTGCCAAACCTGAAATCGGAGGAGGTATCAAGAGGTGAGATTTCCCTTTCAAACTGCGGCGCATCAAACTCATATGTTGCTTTAGAATTATCATGGGCCTTGACCGGAATACCAAAACACCGTGTGGTTTCGCTTTTGTCGAGTACTTTCTTCATGAAGAAGCAGTCGACTGCATGCGATACATCTCTGGCACCAAGCTCGATGAGCGAGTCATTAGATGTGATTTGGATCCAGGATACAAAGAGGGAAGGCAGTTCGGTCGAGGGCGAAGTGGTGGACAAGTTCGAGACGAGTTTAGACAAGAGTACGACAGTGGACGAGGTAAGCTTATTGCTGTTCTAAATACTTTAAAGAGGGAACTAATGTACAATCTCAGGCGGCTGGGGCCATCAACgtttggaggaagagagaaggaggcaaGAACAAGACAGATTGCGTTCTCAAATGCAGTTCGACACCTATGCTGCTGTTGGTGGCCTGGGTCTTGCAGGCGCCGACGTTCCTCGAGGTGAAGACTTCTTTGGCGACCGACAAAAGCGTGGTAGAAGcgaagacgaggaggagattgaaaggcgtgaagatgagaagcGTTTACGAGGCGAACGAGACGACGAGTAAACCACACAACACCCATATAATAAAGCATGTATCCAGTTATATGCTGCATGACCAAAGTCCATCTATTTCTGTACCCGCGAGTAGATTGGCGACTCCTTTTCGTGGATTTGCGGTCGTCCTTCTGGTGATCCGGGAATATTTTTAGTGAGGCCCTACAAGAGTAAACGATAAGCACCCTATTATAGGCTCGGATCACATGCGTCGAAAAATACTGACAAGCTTTGTAAAGACACATTGGTTGAGTGCCTTTTCAGGTTTTCGGCATGCTTGAAAGTACTATCCTCGAAATTAGATCTGCTGCAATCGCATGATTGGATTTTCTCTCACCTGGTTGTTCTTTTCCAAGCATTGCCAGTGAGCATCGAACTCAGTCAGACACGTCTCCCTCAACTTGCTAATCCTAAAATATAAAAGATCACCCTTGTCAGCCTCCACTTACACGCGCTCGTATGCCGCAATTTAGACTTACAGCTCCTGCGCGCACCGTGTCACCTTTCTGCCTTCCGCCAAACAGTGGGCCGGATCCCTGTTCTCCTGCTTACACAGCATAAAGTCCTCTGTTTAAATCAGATACACGCACAATCTGCCATATGCTTAACCTACCGTTCACCTCCTTGCAATGTTGAccaatgaagaaggaagcgcTTTTCAAGGGCGCGGAGGTGACGCCGAGCTCATCGACATGGGGGACATTGGAGGGCAAAGGATTGGGGTCGGAGTACTGCTTGTCGTTGAGGACGGCGGAGCGGTGTGTGGCCATGGCTGATGCGGTAGAGGGGTTGTACGGTTGATATGGAATTGAGAGATGGTGGTTGGTGGTCGATATTGAGCAACGACGAAGCCATGTGGCATGGCGCGCCTGAGAGAGTTAGGCGCGAATGGAATAACGCCGAGGAAGTATGTAAGGGGTGGCGGTTGACTGTACTGACTGTACCTTGCCTCCACTTTgtgcctcctccaccagaCAAAGGGCAGCGAACAAAGATTAGAATCGGCCTGATATAGAGCACTATTTTGCCACTCACCTAAAACCTTCGATCCCCCATGTCTAGACGTAGCAGAGCAGGTGGAGCAGTCCGTGGCCCCTCGTCTGCCCTtacttccttcctcgcAGTACGTCCTTCTTATCTTAAAGCTCGCAGGCGCCGCTCACGCCGACAACACAGGGTCTCGGCGTTGAACCATCCCATCGTATAAACACTTGGGGAGATCGTTCGGCAGTTGAAACTCCTAACTCTAATGGGTCCCATCAGCACCATGACCCGGCAAATGTAGTCACAGATGAGAATGTGGAGGCCGGTCCTAGTAGAGTCGGACAGGGGACACCGTCACTTGACGAAGAGGGTGATTTACCTGTCGGGTTCaagagagggaggggaACAGATGTGAGAGCATAACTTTTTTCTCAAGTGTAACACAATTATATACTGACAATCACTTAGAGTGGTGGAGATTATCAGACAAAACGTGCTCGAGCCGCTTCTATCGATTCAGATGATCTCGATGCAGATGATACCCCTGTGGTAGATCACAATGTTCGAACGCCAAATTTAGTCCCTCAATCTTCAACAAATGTGTCCGCCGGCCCCATGAGACCGATAGGAGAGTTTATGGTCTGTGGGGAGTGTGTCAAACGGTTTACAGTGGTGCGTTCCGATTTTGGGTCAGATTTTGTACGTCTGACATGATGATGTAGACGGCATACACTAAGGAACACCCTACCAATGCCCAAACCTATCTATGTGTCCAATGCTGCTATGCGTTAGGGATTGACCCCTTTGCCAAGCCCAAAAAGGCGGCCCAAAAGAAAGCAGTTAAGAAACAGGATAGGGCCAAGATAGTCCATTACGAACAAAGACGAGGGGTAAATTCATTAGGAGATATTTGCATTCAGGTAAATGTTTTATCACTTTATATAGACCTATATCTCTAACCCCAAGACCAGCTTGTAGGCAAATACATCGAGAATGTTGAGCAACTAGGTGATATTGGCAGTATCAACATGGATAAAGTCTGTAGAATTATATGCAAGGGCCGCCGATTGTAAGTACGAATTGGGTGATTCTACGTCGGGTATAGCTGATGTCGGATAAAGGACGCCCGAAACGGCACCCTTGTTTTATTCCGTCGAACGCGATTCGTTGGATATGTATGATTGTACTCGTATGTGTACCAAACCTTTCTGATCAGCATCTAATGCCTTTGTAATAGGTCTTACTCCGGAGGCTTTCTTGACTCTGGCAAATCTTTGCCCAAATCTGCAAGCATTGCGTCTTGATCTTGTCGGGCAAATGTCTACAGAAGTGGTTAGTCACTGGGCCAAGACGCTAAAACAACTCAAGCGGATAGAACTTCATGCCCCCTTCCTTGTGAGAAAGGAAGCCTGGATTGAGCTTTTCCGAGCAGCGGGGGCGCGATTGGAAGGCTTTCTAGTGACTCAGTCCCCAAGGATTGACAAGGAGACAGTACATGAGTTGGTCAAAAATTGCCCGAACTTGACGGAATTAAGACTTTCAGAGATTGGCAAACTTGATAGTGGGATGCTTGAGGAACTCAAGCCCCTGGAGAGGCTCAGGCTTCTTGATATTTCCTCCCCTCCTGATTCCTTAACGGATGATGCCATCATCAATTTGCTTGAAGCCGTAGGCGATTCTATAGAAGAGCTCAATCTGGCCGACAACTTTGATTTGACCGACGCCATTCTCCCAGCTATTGTCAAATATTGCCCTCGACTCCAGTCGTTATGCCTGCGTAACCTCACAGAGCTTACTGACCAAGGCGTCACTGCGTTTTTCGGATCGCTCCAGGCCAAGGGTCACCAAGGCCTGCGTTGTATTGATATGGAGAAGGGTCATGAGCTTAGCGATTCTGCTTTGGGAGCTCTAATCGCTCATTCGGGTGAGACGATAGAGTGGCTGAGCCTCCTCGGTTGGAGAGAGGTGGCACTCGAGGCATTGAATGCGTTGGTCAAATGCAAGAACCTCAAATACCTGGACGTTGGATGGTGTCGGGCGGTCAATAACTTTTGGGTCAAAGATGTTTTGGACGGATGTAATGCTATCGAACAAGTTAGAGTATGGGGTACGTTGTCtgctttcctttttttaCGGATTACAGTATCTGACGAGAAAGTCAGGATGCAATGAGTTATCTGATGGTGTGCCGCGAAAGAAAGGGGTCAACGTAATCGGGATCGAAACGCATTCAATCTAGAGTGTGGAGTCTTGTAATTTGATGGCATGTATAGATGGTGTTCCCATGCGATTCTTGTGAAATG
Protein-coding sequences here:
- a CDS encoding endoplasmic reticulum-Golgi intermediate compartment protein 2; translation: MYEPHLVDFANQHSHDNEGMSLLEELDKIAPIKSFDAFPKVESTYTIKSRRGGVLTAVVGLIIFLLVLNDLGEYLYGAPDYAFQVDSDIQKDLQLNVDLTVAMPCRYLTIDLRDAVGDRLHLSNSFAKDGTHFNVGKATCIKNSRSTAIPSASEIISSSRRRTPNQQSSFSGIKRLFGFSSSSSSNRRTGQGHTAYRPTYDKVEDGPACRIYGSVEVKKVTANLHITTLGHGYMSFQHTDHHLMNLSHVVHEFSFGPFFPAIAQPLDQSYEITEQPFTIFQYFLRVVPTTYIDASRRKLITSQYAVTDYSRSFEHGKGVPGLFFKYDLEPMSVVIRERTTSLYQFLIRLAGVVGGVWTVAAFALRVFNRAQREVSKAVVGEKEYIPSSLHTPSPAIKQEQSGYFGNDPSSTLVSRATSWVSGNSPGGRRSG
- a CDS encoding lipoyl synthase, mitochondrial, coding for MVKLPSSAVRIRSLTAVPTRAFATVNPTPPAAQPTKSKRRFEKLDDGLTFDDFLSGEVPPENERVILGNTKQPRLPSFLKHPIPTGASYSGIKKELRGLGLHTVCEEAKCPNIGECWGGGKGNATATIMLMGDQCTRGCRFCSVKTSRAPPPLDVHEPENTAEAISRWGLGYIVLTSVDRDDLVDGGAAHIASTISKIKQKAPNILVEALTPDFATKGVNVIHTVASSGLDVFAHNVETVERCTPFVRDRRAGFNQSLKVLEEAKKGAKAAGKEILTKSSIMLGVGEMEEEIHETLRRLRESDVDVVTFGQYMRPTKRHMKVDRYVEPEEFAKWKNVAEGMGFLYVASGPLVRSSYKAGEFFIENVLKKRRAAAAEHAASQLSTQPPEIAAKV
- a CDS encoding ubiquitin-conjugation factor E4 B, with product MADNPNLSDADKIRLKRLARLGTSTPAPSQTQSQQQPSSSSTPEPHHPPSASSRLLSNLPPAANSTPSSPATVSPKPSSASTKPDPQAVQPKPFVTPSLSLKRPSSASTSRDEPVGPRIVHTKPIQPLAKTEYKAWETEKVGQVFAVTLNKQKAQETDWSLCWLKDLEQELNEENYPSPLKADIELADRLLIARLSMDPTLMAQSDDPDVLTILAGLPQNETVFEYLAGCWKRLYQASRDANRYAFSEDEKSQWGKSMDKIKGLVVSYCGMTIEDPTMFPQPAEKPLGPAEFLPLLLSVHQPSSGDLLMSTPSAPTPLSGPLQPNDLLPFLQDLAAGFDDDTLKDVISPTLSLFFQEWFKITPTPDIMGAEWRRYLGAMNLLVQVKHIAALLPTLPIWVAPNVTAPKLEWQSLLGPLTRLSVFPREFPEIWKTYFSNPTERKKEDIDANKSNLRFTLGSLHSSLFNVYNAIVRASPDAREGILDFFTLALRLNEKRAGMRVDPRTVSSDGYMINLQAVLLKLFEPVMDARFSKIDKVDPAYYKSSKRIDISEETKIRGAKEEADEYFGSSMDVDTKPNFISDLFFLLNSYLHLGVIKTISTRIRAEKNLSEIEKELKRVEASTGDWANNAVLQAQGEATIKKLKSDMSVLHASIHAYDTQLLDRDMIRMVVSFLSFVMTWLIRIVDPNHQYPSSPLNLPLQKEAPMAFRMLPEFFIENIAEYFEFLAKYDPDALDDVDKDIFITFAITFLSPNYVNNPFLKAKLVTIISYGLYPMGYWRHGPLFDRLSILSVATDHLMPTLIRFFIDVEITGGHTQFWDKFNFRRDIGHIFKAMWTNPLHREAFVKSRHDDFDQFIRFVNMLMSDTTFHLEESLTGLAKIGQIESQKANTASWEALPQSEREDLDGQLRQTEGSVPWHTQMGLSNVKLIRDFTATTREPFVAPEIVDRLAASLDENLTALVGPKMSDLKVSNPDKYYFKPKDLLAAIAQIYLNLSVESDFIRAVANDGRSYSKDLFMKFARTLKNRAIMTEGEVAEVVSFTQKIEDMKATISMEDEREIPDEFLDPLLSTLMKDPVILPVSRVTIDRGTIRTVLLSKEVDPFNNVPLKYEDCIPDTELKAKIDAWLAEGNTKQADSVMDVDQL
- a CDS encoding nuclear cap-binding protein subunit 2 → MAQVVPCLDHPSSYRDSRSEIDRETERRLLAQSSTLYIGNLSFYTTETQMYQLFSTCAKPEIGGGIKRIIMGLDRNTKTPCGFAFVEYFLHEEAVDCMRYISGTKLDERVIRCDLDPGYKEGRQFGRGRSGGQVRDEFRQEYDSGRGGWGHQRLEEERRRQEQDRLRSQMQFDTYAAVGGLGLAGADVPRGEDFFGDRQKRGRSEDEEEIERREDEKRLRGERDDE
- a CDS encoding NADH dehydrogenase (ubiquinone) 1 alpha subcomplex 8; the protein is MATHRSAVLNDKQYSDPNPLPSNVPHVDELGVTSAPLKSASFFIGQHCKEVNEDFMLCKQENRDPAHCLAEGRKVTRCAQELISKLRETCLTEFDAHWQCLEKNNQYFQACRKPEKALNQCVFTKLGLTKNIPGSPEGRPQIHEKESPIYSRVQK
- a CDS encoding DNA repair protein RAD7; this encodes MSRRSRAGGAVRGPSSALTSFLAGLGVEPSHRINTWGDRSAVETPNSNGSHQHHDPANVVTDENVEAGPSRVGQGTPSLDEEGDLPVGFKRGRGTDSGGDYQTKRARAASIDSDDLDADDTPVVDHNVRTPNLVPQSSTNVSAGPMRPIGEFMVCGECVKRFTVTAYTKEHPTNAQTYLCVQCCYALGIDPFAKPKKAAQKKAVKKQDRAKIVHYEQRRGVNSLGDICIQLVGKYIENVEQLGDIGSINMDKVCRIICKGRRLTPETAPLFYSVERDSLDMYDCTRLTPEAFLTLANLCPNLQALRLDLVGQMSTEVVSHWAKTLKQLKRIELHAPFLVRKEAWIELFRAAGARLEGFLVTQSPRIDKETVHELVKNCPNLTELRLSEIGKLDSGMLEELKPLERLRLLDISSPPDSLTDDAIINLLEAVGDSIEELNLADNFDLTDAILPAIVKYCPRLQSLCLRNLTELTDQGVTAFFGSLQAKGHQGLRCIDMEKGHELSDSALGALIAHSGETIEWLSLLGWREVALEALNALVKCKNLKYLDVGWCRAVNNFWVKDVLDGCNAIEQVRVWGCNELSDGVPRKKGVNVIGIETHSI